One segment of Streptomyces bathyalis DNA contains the following:
- a CDS encoding DUF2637 domain-containing protein: protein MRSIRLDAVLVQAVIAGALSFAHLHDIAAAAGQDGWKAWAYPISVDLLLVAAWRRIRTLKAAEAPAAVAWCWFTIALVASLGANVATAGLLDLQDVPSWLRILVAGWPALAFFGGTLLAHTTPPEAEPSADPAPARTPVEEIAEPAPAVSVERPEHPDPAPQIEPTPAPAPKSVEVQPANPPAPSTAPPVPPALVEHARKLADSHRAQTGEPIGTDTLRARLGVPSPLADAIAAQLT, encoded by the coding sequence ATGCGCTCGATCCGCCTGGATGCCGTCCTTGTACAGGCCGTGATCGCCGGTGCCCTGTCCTTCGCGCACCTGCACGACATCGCTGCCGCTGCCGGACAAGACGGCTGGAAAGCCTGGGCCTACCCCATCAGCGTCGACCTGCTGCTGGTGGCTGCCTGGCGTCGCATCCGCACCCTGAAGGCTGCTGAGGCTCCGGCTGCGGTCGCCTGGTGCTGGTTCACCATCGCCCTGGTCGCCTCGCTCGGTGCGAACGTCGCGACGGCCGGACTCCTCGACTTGCAGGACGTTCCTTCCTGGCTGCGCATCCTCGTCGCCGGATGGCCTGCCCTGGCCTTCTTCGGCGGCACCCTGCTGGCCCACACCACACCGCCCGAGGCTGAGCCGTCCGCCGACCCTGCCCCGGCCCGGACTCCGGTCGAGGAAATTGCGGAGCCAGCCCCCGCCGTCTCCGTCGAGCGACCCGAACACCCGGACCCTGCACCGCAGATCGAGCCCACACCGGCCCCGGCTCCGAAGTCGGTTGAGGTTCAGCCCGCCAATCCGCCGGCGCCTTCGACTGCTCCGCCTGTGCCCCCGGCCCTGGTCGAGCACGCCCGGAAGCTCGCCGACTCCCACCGCGCACAGACCGGCGAGCCCATCGGCACCGACACCCTCCGCGCTCGCCTCGGCGTCCCGTCCCCGCTGGCAGACGCGATCGCCGCCCAACTCACCTGA
- a CDS encoding GntR family transcriptional regulator — MQITEHYRQKIIDGVLAPDSKLPSIAEIAEEWGVATATAAKSIKQLQTEGYVRSSSQGTFVDLGRKLTKGSDRLQMMRVTGSGFRPGERTEILSADLVPAPDHVAAALGVDEGAEVVQRRRSYLDDQGVITISTSWLAGQLVSAAPELLAVEPLPKMTFGLIEERTGRRAVRRRDVVAMLPAPNDISAHLGVETDTPSLTMTNLYWDQHGEPTEYARDFLGPGRELSAEYPID, encoded by the coding sequence ATGCAGATCACAGAGCATTACAGGCAAAAGATCATTGATGGCGTCCTAGCCCCGGACAGCAAGCTTCCGTCAATCGCGGAAATCGCCGAAGAGTGGGGGGTCGCTACCGCCACAGCAGCCAAGTCGATCAAGCAACTTCAGACGGAGGGCTACGTTCGGTCCTCGTCACAGGGAACCTTCGTTGATCTCGGCCGCAAACTGACCAAGGGGTCAGACCGACTTCAGATGATGAGGGTGACTGGTAGCGGCTTCCGGCCCGGAGAGCGCACCGAGATCCTCAGCGCCGATCTGGTGCCAGCGCCCGACCACGTGGCAGCGGCACTGGGAGTCGACGAAGGAGCTGAGGTCGTCCAACGACGCCGGAGCTATCTGGACGACCAAGGGGTGATCACTATCTCAACCTCGTGGCTAGCAGGTCAGCTAGTCAGCGCAGCCCCGGAACTTCTCGCAGTCGAGCCGCTACCGAAGATGACGTTCGGCCTGATCGAGGAACGAACCGGGCGACGAGCAGTCCGGCGACGTGATGTCGTGGCGATGCTGCCAGCGCCCAACGACATCTCGGCACACCTCGGAGTGGAGACTGACACGCCTTCGCTCACCATGACGAACCTCTACTGGGACCAGCACGGCGAACCGACCGAGTACGCGCGGGACTTCCTTGGTCCCGGCAGGGAGCTATCAGCCGAGTACCCAATCGACTAG
- a CDS encoding ATP-binding protein, with protein sequence MAQNVPASSTMAVPHGPAGVGAARRRMRADLLASGAAESVVDDAVLVLSELLSNACRHARPLSQDDSVRASWNHGGDGDLTISVTDGGGPTRPLPSTPSVSARGGRGLAIIGALARDWGVREERHEFRGGIRQSEPEPSRGVTVWVVLAAGSGVRQRLVADNLAFDMAAADEVR encoded by the coding sequence ATGGCACAGAACGTGCCTGCTTCGTCGACGATGGCCGTGCCTCACGGCCCAGCCGGAGTAGGGGCCGCACGACGCAGGATGCGCGCCGACCTGCTCGCCAGCGGAGCTGCGGAATCCGTCGTCGACGACGCGGTTCTGGTCCTCTCCGAACTGCTCAGCAACGCCTGCCGGCATGCGAGGCCGCTGAGCCAGGACGATTCCGTGCGGGCCAGCTGGAACCACGGCGGCGACGGTGACTTGACGATTTCCGTCACCGACGGCGGTGGTCCCACACGGCCCCTTCCCTCCACCCCTTCGGTCAGTGCACGAGGCGGCCGCGGTCTGGCCATCATCGGTGCTCTCGCACGTGATTGGGGTGTGCGGGAGGAACGGCACGAATTCAGGGGCGGAATACGGCAGTCGGAGCCCGAACCGTCGAGGGGTGTCACCGTCTGGGTGGTGCTGGCGGCCGGTTCCGGCGTCCGGCAGCGTCTGGTGGCGGACAACCTGGCATTCGACATGGCGGCGGCCGACGAGGTGCGCTGA
- a CDS encoding SpdD-like protein: protein MLHPKIPTNPVPTGTRRPTVHTPTAIHTHQTPPPAPAPAPAPTQVPAPARLTPGSLAALVAGGTGVVLVVGAVAVSLLLAVAITAASVAVCAVVLRSLLNGQHREY, encoded by the coding sequence ATGCTGCACCCGAAGATTCCCACCAACCCCGTGCCCACCGGCACACGACGGCCAACCGTCCACACACCCACGGCCATCCACACCCACCAGACCCCGCCTCCGGCACCCGCCCCCGCACCGGCTCCGACTCAGGTCCCGGCTCCGGCTCGGCTCACACCCGGATCGCTGGCGGCGCTCGTGGCCGGTGGCACCGGGGTCGTACTCGTCGTCGGCGCGGTTGCCGTCTCACTGCTCCTCGCCGTCGCCATCACAGCAGCCTCGGTCGCTGTGTGCGCCGTGGTGCTCCGCTCGCTCCTCAACGGCCAGCACCGCGAGTACTGA
- a CDS encoding FtsK/SpoIIIE domain-containing protein — MTGIVITVVIVGGLALLLKWRRPAWYWLAFGALIASVRVLVTYGSVMDACNLTVSASRFRIMVARWFKKAMPPSRVPRIRRLRITRTGLVLRIRMRPGQDAFEYAAASDRLRHSFGMRQVTAREVRSGTVELAMTGYDILKRVQMPAKVDDGLLKVAVAMADDGSVAFRDYRRTPHALTLGATQSGKSVYQRRLVTALAPQPVALVGIDCKQGVELAPLARRLSALATTPEEALGLLEALVERMEGIYQVIRREQRISADIPDAEITADIWGLPEKIRPVPVVLTIDEVAELALVATRAEEKRRNRIVTALVRLAQLGRAAGIYLDIYGQRFGSELGDGITMLRAQLSGRTAHRVNDESSAKMAFGDINPDAVFAAIQIATGQPGTAITADATGSWSRIRTPHTTLRQAVNACNRHAHLTPHLPELADFRPALDLAPGKAAPAIESVTEAA, encoded by the coding sequence ATGACCGGCATCGTGATCACAGTCGTGATCGTGGGCGGGCTGGCGCTGCTGCTGAAGTGGCGCCGCCCGGCCTGGTACTGGCTGGCTTTCGGCGCGCTGATCGCCAGCGTGCGCGTGCTGGTCACCTACGGCTCGGTCATGGACGCGTGCAACCTGACGGTCTCGGCATCCCGGTTCCGGATCATGGTGGCCCGCTGGTTCAAGAAGGCCATGCCCCCCTCTCGGGTGCCGCGTATTCGGCGCCTGCGGATCACCCGTACCGGCCTGGTACTCCGCATCCGGATGCGCCCGGGACAGGACGCGTTCGAGTACGCGGCGGCCTCGGACCGGCTGCGGCACTCCTTCGGGATGCGCCAGGTCACCGCACGGGAAGTCCGTTCCGGCACGGTCGAGTTGGCCATGACCGGCTACGACATCCTCAAGCGGGTCCAGATGCCCGCCAAGGTCGATGACGGCCTGCTGAAGGTGGCCGTAGCCATGGCCGATGACGGCTCGGTCGCCTTCCGCGACTACCGCCGCACACCCCACGCGCTGACCCTGGGTGCCACGCAGTCCGGCAAGTCCGTCTACCAGCGCCGCCTGGTGACCGCTCTTGCTCCGCAGCCGGTCGCGCTGGTGGGCATCGACTGCAAGCAGGGCGTGGAACTGGCCCCGCTCGCTCGCCGGTTGTCTGCTCTGGCCACCACGCCCGAGGAAGCCCTGGGACTGCTGGAAGCACTGGTCGAGCGGATGGAGGGCATCTACCAGGTCATCCGGCGCGAGCAGCGCATCAGCGCGGACATCCCGGATGCGGAGATCACCGCCGACATCTGGGGACTGCCCGAGAAGATCCGCCCCGTCCCGGTCGTGCTGACCATCGATGAGGTCGCAGAGCTGGCCCTGGTCGCCACGCGGGCAGAGGAGAAGCGCCGCAACCGCATCGTCACCGCCCTGGTGCGGCTGGCACAGCTCGGCCGTGCCGCTGGTATCTACCTCGACATCTACGGTCAGCGCTTCGGCTCCGAACTGGGTGACGGCATCACGATGCTGCGGGCTCAGCTCTCCGGCCGCACCGCGCACCGGGTCAATGACGAGTCCTCGGCCAAGATGGCCTTCGGCGACATCAACCCCGATGCGGTCTTCGCCGCGATCCAGATCGCCACCGGCCAGCCTGGTACCGCGATCACCGCCGACGCCACCGGTAGCTGGTCGCGTATCCGTACGCCGCACACCACGCTCCGCCAGGCGGTCAACGCCTGCAACCGGCACGCGCACCTGACCCCGCACCTGCCCGAGTTGGCCGACTTCCGCCCGGCCCTTGATCTGGCACCCGGCAAGGCTGCACCCGCGATCGAGTCGGTCACCGAAGCAGCCTGA
- a CDS encoding DUF5926 family protein, protein MAKKRRPQSKATAPQLVDGEVPVVGAREPCPCGSGRRYKACHGRAASHAVTELVQRPFEGLTGEPDWIALRELVPAATAPLTLKGGLPEGVPAVTLATVLPMAWPALRRDNGEVLLGLQNDTSSGDISRDLADTLTRAFETEPGSPVDAGRPAPDGPRLQDLLDPKAPFEPEVHSGFEFWLGDGSDSATGEVAASLERANSAAIPTARLSVADGAYWCETPEKNHLRWVMTHPEEKLLDALARLHAAGASSLGDDTRLVGSFRAHGLMVPVWDLPTGMTSEDCEKPAAGFNERLSEALSSGTALTADERRARSGLMNRQITLS, encoded by the coding sequence ATGGCCAAGAAGCGCCGCCCCCAGTCCAAGGCGACAGCACCGCAACTCGTCGACGGGGAGGTCCCCGTCGTCGGCGCGCGCGAGCCCTGCCCCTGCGGTTCAGGGCGCCGCTACAAGGCGTGCCACGGACGGGCCGCCTCGCATGCCGTCACGGAACTGGTGCAGCGCCCCTTCGAAGGCCTGACGGGAGAGCCGGACTGGATCGCGCTGCGTGAACTCGTGCCCGCCGCCACGGCGCCGCTCACGCTCAAGGGCGGGCTGCCCGAGGGCGTTCCCGCCGTGACACTCGCGACGGTGCTGCCGATGGCCTGGCCCGCGCTGCGCCGGGACAACGGCGAGGTGCTGCTGGGCCTGCAGAACGACACCTCTTCGGGGGACATCAGCCGCGACCTGGCGGACACCCTCACCCGCGCCTTCGAGACCGAACCCGGCTCTCCCGTCGACGCGGGACGGCCGGCACCGGACGGCCCGCGGCTGCAGGATCTGCTCGATCCGAAGGCCCCTTTCGAGCCGGAGGTGCACAGCGGCTTCGAGTTCTGGCTGGGGGACGGCAGCGACAGCGCGACGGGTGAGGTCGCCGCGTCCCTGGAGCGGGCCAATTCAGCCGCGATCCCGACGGCCCGCCTGTCGGTGGCCGATGGCGCGTACTGGTGCGAGACGCCCGAGAAGAATCATCTGCGGTGGGTGATGACGCACCCGGAGGAGAAGCTGCTCGACGCGCTGGCACGTCTGCACGCCGCGGGCGCCTCCTCGCTCGGTGACGACACCCGCCTCGTGGGCTCCTTCCGCGCTCACGGCCTGATGGTGCCCGTATGGGACCTGCCGACCGGCATGACCTCGGAGGACTGCGAGAAGCCCGCCGCGGGGTTCAACGAGCGGCTGTCGGAGGCACTCTCCAGCGGCACGGCACTGACGGCGGACGAGCGGCGCGCACGCAGTGGTCTCATGAACCGGCAGATCACTCTGAGTTGA
- a CDS encoding tyrosine-type recombinase/integrase produces the protein MPRKRKSRRNFGRIRKLPSGRYQARYPGPDGILRPADRTFATTTDADRWLNKKRIEIEEGRWLDPAEGQTTVRDWAARWLAAVSPQLKHKTQASYRSLINSQINPALGDRELSSLRPITITEWVATMRTKGLSPSRIRQAYRVLAQITASAVDNDLIAQTPCRGVRLPRMPQTEPHILTPLEASRIVRNAAKPHDLLIALLAFAGLRVGEAFALRRADVDVPGCGLLVDENLAEANGALVFDTPKSHQKRRLRLAPSLVKRIGVYLEALPGGDDTLLFTTSTGLPLRYNQWRKAFFDPAVTAAGLSDVTPHDLRASHGTWVADRHGVMTAAHRLGHSNASVTTRHYARPVAGRDEQVAEASDAWFSGHDNPQGARRGHDDDDDGTAGVPARV, from the coding sequence ATGCCTCGTAAGCGAAAGTCGCGTCGCAACTTCGGGCGGATTCGCAAGCTGCCCTCCGGCCGGTACCAGGCGCGTTACCCGGGACCTGACGGCATCCTGCGTCCGGCCGATCGAACGTTCGCCACCACGACGGACGCTGACCGGTGGCTGAACAAGAAGCGCATTGAGATCGAAGAAGGGCGCTGGCTGGACCCCGCCGAAGGGCAGACGACCGTACGGGACTGGGCGGCTCGCTGGCTGGCGGCTGTCTCCCCGCAGCTCAAGCACAAGACACAGGCGTCGTATCGATCACTGATCAACTCGCAGATCAACCCAGCTCTCGGTGACCGTGAGCTGTCGAGCCTGCGGCCGATCACGATCACTGAATGGGTCGCAACGATGCGCACCAAGGGACTCAGCCCTTCGCGCATCCGCCAGGCATACCGGGTACTGGCGCAGATCACCGCGTCGGCCGTCGACAACGACCTGATCGCACAGACGCCCTGCCGAGGTGTACGACTTCCGCGCATGCCCCAGACCGAGCCGCACATCCTCACGCCGCTCGAAGCCTCGCGCATCGTCCGGAACGCCGCGAAGCCACATGATCTGCTGATCGCCCTTCTCGCGTTCGCGGGCCTGCGTGTCGGCGAGGCGTTCGCTCTCCGGCGAGCTGATGTCGACGTGCCCGGTTGCGGCCTCCTGGTGGATGAGAACCTGGCAGAGGCGAACGGTGCCTTGGTCTTCGACACCCCCAAGTCACACCAGAAGCGGCGGCTGCGTCTGGCGCCCTCGTTGGTGAAGCGAATCGGTGTCTACCTCGAAGCTCTGCCCGGCGGTGACGACACCTTGTTGTTCACCACCTCGACGGGCCTGCCGCTTCGGTACAACCAGTGGCGCAAGGCGTTCTTTGACCCCGCAGTGACGGCGGCTGGGCTGTCGGACGTGACCCCGCATGATCTCCGGGCATCGCATGGCACATGGGTAGCCGATCGGCACGGCGTCATGACCGCCGCGCATCGGCTCGGACACTCCAACGCCAGTGTGACGACTCGGCACTACGCCCGACCGGTCGCCGGTCGTGATGAGCAGGTAGCCGAAGCGTCGGACGCTTGGTTCAGCGGGCACGACAACCCCCAAGGGGCACGCAGGGGGCACGACGATGACGACGACGGCACGGCAGGAGTGCCAGCGCGCGTCTGA
- a CDS encoding mobile element transfer protein, protein MPVPFVFRLRDRFGPVQVGNVWGDSGVTGYIAVCEADRCGWSSEYSSYAAACIAARNHRCRIPQH, encoded by the coding sequence ATGCCCGTGCCCTTCGTCTTCCGCCTCCGGGACCGCTTCGGCCCCGTCCAGGTCGGCAACGTCTGGGGCGACAGCGGAGTGACCGGCTACATCGCCGTCTGCGAAGCCGACCGATGCGGCTGGTCCTCGGAGTACTCCTCCTACGCCGCCGCCTGCATCGCCGCACGCAACCACCGCTGCCGCATCCCTCAGCACTGA
- a CDS encoding S1C family serine protease, producing MSTENEGAAATPAAGPAPTPPTVQDREAQQAAAGAPEPEAADRQGQSMSKSESTPPAPSATPEPSAPPSAPASSGPPTQPLAGFGDAGTPGGGHGQGAQPPGGPWGGGTPGHSPYGGTGAGDAGPGGPGASGPQYPWGAPPAPPGPPPGGKRVSTGLVTAILTGALVAGGIGGGIGQWVANEEDGSSTTITSGSDSGALNRSPKSVAGIAGKTLPSVVTIETKGGGEQGTGTGFVFDKQGHILTNNHVVASAADGGGLSATFSDGKKYEAEVIGKAQGYDVAVIKLKNADDRKLAPLPLGQSNNVKVGDATIAIGAPFGLSGTVTTGIVSAKNRPVASSDGQGSNASYMNALQTDASINPGNSGGPLLNAQGAVIGVNSAIQSAGGDSGLGQGQSGSIGLGFAIPVNQAKRVATQLIKTGTPVYPVIGATVTMDQKGGGAVISDRGENGQSAVTKDGPADKAGLKPGDVITKLDDTTIDSGPTLIGTIWTHKPGEKVEITYKRDGKESTTEVTLGSRKGDQ from the coding sequence GTGAGCACCGAGAACGAGGGCGCTGCCGCCACGCCGGCGGCGGGGCCTGCACCCACGCCCCCCACGGTGCAGGACAGAGAGGCGCAACAAGCTGCTGCCGGCGCGCCCGAGCCCGAAGCCGCCGACCGTCAGGGGCAGAGCATGAGCAAGTCAGAATCCACTCCGCCTGCACCGTCCGCAACGCCCGAACCGTCAGCGCCCCCGTCAGCCCCCGCGTCCTCCGGCCCGCCCACGCAGCCGCTGGCCGGCTTCGGCGACGCCGGGACGCCCGGCGGCGGGCACGGTCAGGGCGCCCAGCCTCCGGGCGGTCCCTGGGGCGGCGGTACTCCCGGCCATTCCCCGTACGGCGGTACGGGCGCGGGAGACGCCGGCCCGGGCGGGCCCGGCGCCAGCGGACCGCAGTACCCGTGGGGTGCCCCGCCGGCGCCGCCCGGCCCGCCTCCGGGCGGCAAGCGCGTCTCGACGGGTCTCGTCACGGCGATCCTCACGGGCGCGCTCGTGGCCGGTGGCATCGGGGGCGGCATCGGCCAGTGGGTTGCCAACGAGGAGGACGGCTCCTCCACCACGATCACCTCCGGCTCGGACTCCGGGGCGCTCAACCGCTCCCCCAAGTCCGTGGCGGGCATAGCCGGGAAGACCCTCCCGAGCGTCGTGACGATCGAGACCAAGGGCGGCGGCGAGCAAGGCACCGGCACCGGTTTCGTCTTCGACAAGCAGGGCCACATCCTCACCAACAACCACGTGGTGGCCTCGGCCGCCGACGGAGGCGGCCTCTCGGCGACGTTCTCCGACGGCAAGAAGTACGAGGCAGAGGTCATCGGCAAGGCCCAGGGGTACGACGTCGCGGTCATCAAGCTGAAGAACGCCGACGACCGCAAGCTCGCGCCGCTGCCGCTCGGCCAGTCCAACAACGTGAAGGTCGGCGACGCCACGATCGCGATCGGCGCACCCTTCGGCCTCTCCGGCACCGTGACCACGGGCATCGTCAGCGCCAAGAACCGCCCGGTGGCCTCCAGCGACGGTCAGGGCAGCAACGCCTCGTACATGAACGCGCTGCAGACCGACGCCTCCATCAACCCCGGCAACTCCGGCGGCCCCCTGCTGAACGCGCAGGGCGCGGTCATCGGCGTCAACTCTGCGATCCAGTCGGCCGGAGGCGACAGCGGGCTGGGCCAGGGCCAGTCCGGCAGCATCGGCCTGGGCTTCGCCATCCCGGTCAACCAGGCGAAGCGGGTGGCGACGCAGCTCATCAAGACCGGTACGCCCGTCTACCCGGTCATCGGCGCCACCGTCACCATGGACCAGAAGGGCGGCGGCGCGGTCATCTCCGACCGCGGTGAGAACGGCCAGAGCGCGGTCACCAAGGACGGCCCCGCCGACAAGGCAGGCCTGAAGCCCGGCGACGTCATCACCAAGCTCGACGACACGACGATCGACAGCGGGCCCACCCTGATCGGCACGATCTGGACGCACAAGCCGGGCGAGAAGGTCGAGATCACTTACAAGCGGGACGGCAAGGAGTCCACGACCGAGGTGACTCTGGGCTCCCGCAAGGGCGATCAGTAG
- a CDS encoding helix-turn-helix domain-containing protein, which yields MDRLLTVQQAADVLGTTVRFPRRLIEERRITFVKVGRHVRIPQSAVDEYIAEHTVQPVTLRPAAFGRAA from the coding sequence ATGGATCGACTGCTGACCGTTCAACAGGCCGCTGACGTGCTCGGCACGACCGTGCGCTTCCCTCGTCGGCTCATAGAGGAGCGCCGGATCACCTTCGTAAAGGTCGGCCGCCACGTCCGCATCCCGCAGAGCGCTGTTGACGAGTACATCGCTGAACACACCGTCCAGCCGGTGACGCTCCGGCCCGCTGCTTTCGGGAGGGCTGCCTGA
- a CDS encoding glycerophosphodiester phosphodiesterase translates to MSNDISPGSRLSPSRPVAVIAHRGASEAAPEHTLAAYRKAIEAGADALECDVRLTADGHLVCVHDRRVNRTSNGKGAVSALELADLAALDFGSWKKEGKDEDPYESPDQEASDRTSVLTLERLLQLVADAPQPVGLAIETKHPSRWAGQVETRLLQLLERYRHVVPSVRVMSFSARSLHRIRSVAPHIPTVYLMQLLLPRHRDGRLPPGVAIAGPSLRILRAHPEYVERAHRLGNEVHVWTVNEPEDVELCVRLGVDAVITNRPQEVLSQLR, encoded by the coding sequence GTGAGCAATGACATCAGCCCCGGGTCTCGGCTCTCCCCCTCGCGCCCGGTCGCCGTCATCGCGCACCGGGGTGCGTCGGAGGCGGCTCCCGAACACACGCTTGCCGCCTACCGCAAGGCGATCGAGGCCGGTGCCGACGCCCTGGAATGCGATGTGCGGCTCACGGCTGACGGGCATCTCGTCTGCGTGCACGACCGCAGGGTCAACCGCACCTCCAACGGGAAGGGCGCCGTCTCCGCCCTGGAGCTCGCCGATCTGGCGGCCCTGGACTTCGGCTCGTGGAAGAAGGAGGGCAAGGACGAGGACCCGTACGAGTCACCGGACCAGGAGGCCAGTGACCGTACGTCCGTGCTGACCCTGGAGCGCCTGCTCCAGCTGGTGGCCGACGCCCCGCAGCCGGTCGGCCTGGCCATCGAGACCAAGCACCCCTCGCGCTGGGCCGGTCAGGTGGAGACCCGGCTGCTGCAGCTGCTGGAGAGGTACCGGCACGTCGTCCCGTCCGTCCGCGTCATGAGCTTCTCCGCGCGCTCCCTGCACCGCATACGGTCCGTCGCACCGCACATCCCGACCGTCTACCTGATGCAGCTGCTGCTCCCGCGGCACCGGGACGGACGGCTGCCGCCCGGTGTCGCGATCGCCGGGCCGAGCCTGCGCATCCTGCGTGCCCACCCCGAGTACGTGGAGCGTGCCCACCGGCTGGGGAACGAGGTGCACGTGTGGACGGTGAACGAGCCCGAGGACGTCGAGCTGTGCGTACGCCTCGGCGTGGACGCCGTGATCACTAACCGGCCACAGGAAGTGCTCTCACAACTGCGCTGA
- the repSA gene encoding replication initiator protein RepSA — protein sequence MTDTATFAGLDPITLGDALRVAGSPDFARWEDQIRRTGGCSNPIHLTGWTVTKDKTTGETLHRYSTENEPGGRLRVACGNRRASRCPACARTYSADTYHLIRAGLAGDDRRDIPATVRDHPRVFATLTAPSFGPVHNRPGNRPCRCGTRHAEDAPELGTPLDPETYDYAGAVLFNNHAGQLWQRFTNRLRRELASRAGITQTLLKETARISYGKVAEFQKRGAIHFHVIARIDGPDGPGTPPPHWASPTLLEDAIRAAARHSYTTITVPAEGDEPSRSLRWGDQLDVRPVKAFGDGSELTEQAVASYVAKYATKAAENTGTLDRRVGELSELDRHEVPEHTRRLIRACKELDPLYPDRRLWAWAHMLGFRGHFSSKSRRYSTTLGALRQARADYRAAEQAEVLGLDDIEPDTVLVLADWTYAGHGHSPGESALAATIARDLQLNRDTAREALADQLEGEW from the coding sequence GTGACCGATACCGCGACCTTCGCGGGCCTGGATCCGATCACCCTTGGCGACGCGCTGAGGGTGGCCGGGTCCCCGGACTTCGCCCGCTGGGAAGACCAGATCCGCCGTACCGGCGGCTGCTCCAACCCCATCCACCTGACCGGCTGGACCGTCACCAAGGACAAGACCACCGGCGAGACCCTGCACCGCTACAGCACGGAGAACGAGCCAGGAGGACGGCTCCGGGTAGCCTGCGGCAACCGCCGCGCCTCCCGCTGCCCGGCCTGCGCCCGTACCTACTCCGCCGACACCTACCACCTCATCCGCGCCGGACTGGCCGGAGATGACCGCCGCGACATCCCCGCCACCGTGCGGGATCACCCCCGCGTCTTCGCCACCCTCACCGCACCGAGCTTCGGTCCGGTGCACAACCGGCCCGGCAACCGGCCCTGCCGATGCGGCACACGGCATGCCGAAGACGCCCCGGAGTTGGGCACGCCGCTCGATCCCGAGACGTACGACTACGCGGGCGCGGTGCTGTTCAACAACCATGCCGGGCAGCTCTGGCAGCGCTTCACCAACCGCCTGCGTCGCGAGCTCGCCTCCCGCGCCGGTATCACTCAGACCCTGCTCAAGGAGACGGCCCGGATCTCCTACGGCAAGGTCGCAGAGTTCCAGAAGCGTGGCGCGATCCACTTCCACGTCATCGCCCGCATCGACGGACCGGACGGGCCCGGGACCCCTCCGCCGCACTGGGCCAGCCCCACGCTGCTCGAAGACGCCATCCGCGCCGCCGCCCGGCACTCCTACACCACGATCACGGTCCCTGCGGAAGGCGACGAACCTTCCCGCTCACTGCGTTGGGGCGATCAACTCGACGTCCGCCCGGTCAAAGCCTTCGGGGACGGCTCCGAGCTCACTGAACAGGCCGTGGCTTCCTACGTCGCCAAGTACGCCACCAAGGCAGCCGAGAACACCGGCACCTTGGATCGCCGCGTCGGCGAGCTCTCCGAACTGGATCGGCACGAAGTGCCCGAGCACACCCGGCGGCTCATCCGGGCCTGCAAGGAACTCGATCCCCTCTACCCGGACCGGCGGCTGTGGGCCTGGGCTCACATGCTCGGCTTCCGAGGTCACTTCTCCAGCAAGTCCCGCCGCTACAGCACCACGTTGGGAGCGCTCCGGCAGGCACGCGCGGACTACCGCGCTGCCGAACAGGCCGAAGTCCTCGGCCTGGACGACATCGAGCCGGACACCGTGCTCGTCCTCGCCGACTGGACCTACGCCGGACATGGCCACAGCCCTGGGGAATCCGCCCTCGCCGCCACCATCGCCCGCGATCTCCAGCTCAACCGCGACACCGCACGAGAAGCGCTAGCCGATCAACTCGAAGGGGAGTGGTGA